In Zhaonella formicivorans, one DNA window encodes the following:
- a CDS encoding S-layer homology domain-containing protein has protein sequence MKKSLAIFFLAVACLTVVPLRAKAALPEYYGMPEAAGILKQVQFTDTKDHWAKEPIAKMAAQGIIRGVGNNKFKPEGSLTKEQAIILLVRALGQASKAEALAEALAAQNGTQEKNFNSYLIEGYLATAVEAGVLTEPQRAALEAARIKPAQRQEVAYWTAKALGLNPVYGERQKLIHGFSDVTSFEPSYLPAVESLLQEKLMSGVSSNRFNPQGAIKRGEMAALLDRINPRLAEKRGLTLESGYVINKEQRQENLKVQKATEIKTDSGGRFLLVTGPVQGLDREVVVYKNGKLGDSSLLAAGDRVSVLVEGNNKVSFIQAWTNTSRMVFGQLKSIDPGNSELTVLNPAGVEQKFSVAKTVPVIIDNRPASLQDLLIGQDLTLTLNGSTVGSIKGTLGPELPGYTPPQSGVITGRLKEVGSGTLLILNDNGQQEEYRITSGTWVSKGGAWKDLSSLQMGDRVKLYLRDVAAREVDKIEVSGSAGKVVRIIKGRMEQIYPEGLKIALSGVKEFYYGQWYPAQGFDFVNLAPDVRIFAGGRAISPEELGQQFKGSEIYLAFTDSFGRHEGVQLVVKNGVAGTFSDKIEKIDWGAGRIELEHERLLLNLNPGTIVVRNGKLVDGDDLTDYDRVFMETNGTGNEQDVVVLSTANFYPAEFKFYRGRISSVDENEYELDSYSRFEDNEWDSVHRGDVDLSFDNDTVIVDTTLAANREIAAGKFAESRWSRYYDSDYYVFAVTQGEKTTFMTLWDYYSRPGVLKTSIGRVTAVNSGTKRLELDRVSDWSESYDQWRANNFPLSLDLSNAIIYKDDLPITVDDLKTGDSLYLIHDQLQGIIVFVQ, from the coding sequence ATGAAAAAGTCTTTAGCAATTTTTTTCCTGGCAGTGGCTTGTTTGACGGTCGTACCGCTACGGGCCAAGGCTGCATTGCCTGAGTATTACGGCATGCCGGAAGCAGCCGGCATATTGAAACAGGTTCAGTTTACCGACACCAAAGACCATTGGGCCAAAGAGCCTATTGCCAAAATGGCGGCCCAGGGAATCATCCGCGGTGTAGGCAACAACAAATTCAAGCCCGAAGGTTCCCTGACTAAGGAACAGGCTATCATCCTGCTGGTGCGCGCCTTAGGGCAGGCTTCCAAGGCGGAGGCGCTGGCCGAAGCCCTGGCGGCCCAAAACGGGACCCAGGAGAAGAACTTTAACTCTTATCTAATCGAAGGATACTTGGCTACTGCGGTGGAAGCAGGGGTGTTAACGGAACCGCAGCGGGCAGCTTTGGAAGCTGCCCGCATCAAACCGGCCCAGCGCCAGGAAGTGGCCTACTGGACGGCCAAAGCGTTAGGGTTAAATCCCGTGTACGGGGAAAGGCAAAAGCTGATTCACGGGTTTAGTGATGTTACCTCTTTTGAACCCTCCTACCTGCCTGCCGTTGAAAGCCTGCTGCAGGAGAAGCTGATGTCAGGGGTTTCCTCCAACCGGTTTAACCCCCAGGGGGCGATTAAGCGGGGAGAAATGGCTGCCCTGTTGGACCGCATTAATCCCAGGCTGGCAGAAAAAAGGGGCCTGACGCTGGAAAGCGGGTACGTAATTAACAAAGAACAGCGCCAGGAGAATCTCAAAGTCCAGAAAGCAACTGAAATCAAGACTGATTCCGGCGGACGCTTTTTGCTTGTAACCGGGCCTGTACAGGGCCTTGACCGGGAAGTGGTGGTCTATAAAAACGGCAAACTGGGTGACAGTTCCCTGCTGGCCGCCGGCGACAGAGTGAGTGTGCTAGTTGAGGGAAATAACAAGGTAAGCTTTATTCAGGCCTGGACTAACACGTCACGTATGGTTTTCGGCCAGTTGAAAAGCATCGATCCGGGAAATTCGGAGCTTACGGTGCTAAACCCGGCGGGTGTGGAGCAGAAGTTTTCCGTGGCTAAAACTGTCCCGGTAATTATTGATAACCGCCCTGCTTCCCTGCAGGATTTGTTGATTGGCCAGGATTTGACATTAACCTTAAACGGCAGCACCGTAGGAAGTATCAAGGGTACTTTGGGGCCAGAACTTCCCGGTTATACGCCGCCGCAAAGCGGCGTCATCACGGGACGCTTGAAAGAGGTGGGCTCCGGCACCCTGCTGATTTTAAACGACAACGGGCAACAGGAAGAATATAGAATCACCTCCGGTACCTGGGTCAGCAAAGGGGGAGCATGGAAAGATTTGAGCAGCTTGCAGATGGGGGACAGGGTAAAGCTCTACCTGCGGGATGTGGCTGCCAGGGAAGTGGACAAAATTGAGGTCTCCGGCTCTGCGGGGAAGGTAGTCCGGATCATCAAGGGCAGGATGGAGCAAATTTACCCGGAAGGATTGAAGATCGCCTTAAGCGGAGTGAAAGAGTTCTACTACGGCCAGTGGTACCCTGCCCAGGGATTTGATTTTGTCAACCTGGCTCCCGACGTGCGGATCTTCGCCGGTGGGAGGGCTATAAGCCCGGAAGAATTGGGACAGCAGTTTAAAGGCAGCGAGATCTATCTGGCTTTCACCGATAGCTTTGGCAGGCATGAAGGGGTGCAGTTGGTGGTGAAGAACGGCGTGGCCGGTACATTCAGCGATAAAATTGAAAAAATCGATTGGGGCGCCGGCCGGATTGAACTGGAACATGAACGCCTTCTCTTAAATCTAAACCCGGGGACGATAGTGGTGAGAAACGGCAAACTGGTGGATGGGGATGACTTAACCGACTACGACCGTGTATTTATGGAAACAAACGGTACCGGAAACGAGCAGGACGTGGTTGTGCTATCAACCGCAAATTTTTACCCTGCAGAATTTAAGTTTTATAGAGGGAGAATTAGTTCCGTTGACGAAAATGAATATGAGCTGGATTCCTACAGCCGTTTCGAAGATAATGAGTGGGATTCGGTCCACCGGGGCGATGTGGACCTGTCCTTTGATAACGACACCGTCATTGTGGACACCACCCTCGCTGCCAACCGGGAAATTGCTGCCGGAAAATTTGCCGAGAGCCGCTGGAGCCGGTACTATGACAGCGATTACTATGTGTTTGCCGTAACCCAAGGCGAAAAAACAACGTTCATGACGCTGTGGGACTATTACAGCAGGCCTGGCGTATTGAAGACAAGCATAGGCCGGGTTACAGCGGTTAATTCAGGAACCAAAAGATTGGAACTGGACAGGGTTAGCGACTGGAGCGAATCCTACGACCAGTGGAGGGCCAATAATTTCCCCCTCAGCCTCGACTTGAGCAATGCCATCATTTACAAGGACGATCTGCCAATTACTGTGGATGATCTTAAGACAGGAGACTCCCTCTATTTAATCCACGACCAGTTGCAGGGAATAATAGTTTTTGTGCAATAA
- a CDS encoding IPT/TIG domain-containing protein: MLKRNRLIAYLLLIFQMFTLFPGFTPRAFAASPPSITGVSPSSGPLTGGTEVTITGSSFSTVGLAVYFGDVVVPDSNYISKSTTKIVLKTPAYANPAQVDVRVVNQDLQSAVKANAFTYVSVPSIEEVTDLNGSKPAEDSTIGGKQIKIIGQNFMDGARVFLGGVEALNPTVNSAKTEITATVPPNANIVFPAEVTKLAVTVEVVNPDGGKATLSATDKTFYYRKSVPDFTTVTPSKGNRGTKVTISDGANGEFFPDSSKIDVLFGSERGDGIVVSGKTLTVNAPAGSGTVQITVKNPDGGAWTYGTFEYVLLPEITGIIPNSGQVGDKVIITGLNFSTISNGDPANLQVLFGSQSATFTIKDDNTLEVTVPPGNTGTVDVKVAKTDDPEISYTVTDGFIYTTKSNPVITKITPNAVSPEGGTEVLIEGSDFLINAQGKKPEVYFGTVKADEDKVTVESVSRLRVITPFYPYGTGKVNVHVVNWDGQKSDTSTVNFEFKQSVGITEVTPSKGSVLGGTPVTITGYNFPYGEPDVTTAVYIGNNEVPQGDIKVESPTRITITTPKGWLGGSSSMSFDVTVLVKRTDVTEKAVLKNGFTYIRPESSPKLMSIINPATGDATGPKAGGVTVYVYGEDIRDGAQIYFGAIVDDYKLVFRQEDIEWIGSTFRVKGQLPAVATPGPYDVVLVNPDGATAVLKNGFTFKGTNMWLSTVTPNTGPTAGGTQVTLFGANFNEGNEIPQVLFIDEQDPANRAVLPADSVQVSADGKVITAVTPKFTPGVKRVVVRNSFGETTNPVYFTYQLGEYRPVIDAVYSLDENGEMPGTAQGPVTGGTKIVIYGEQFATGLTVLVGGKPASDVVVESSGKISAVTPPCTGEPGLKEVVVTNRIYDPGDGQYDEYSAVKKDAFFYYSSPVITGVSPKKASIYGGNVITVTGEQFYPGARVQLSTVSGQVYDLAAPSVKVVDQTTIKFRVPTFTEADAGAVSIKIVNSDGGSAQWDDFRLQKPQGKVEIYQITPHEGPETGGTPVVITGEGFNPDAAVYFGWEPARSVEVISPNEIRVVTPPNLPGLYDVTVSNLDDTSTAVKAGGFEYKTPKTSPKITGVYPNTGPKAGGTKIKITGQDFWPGAQVFIGPYQASEVQWEGSRTLTAITPAGDIGTYDVMVINTDASVALLKGGFTYKSPGSSPRITAISPAKVPTTGGTDVLITGVDLRKGVKVLFDTTEVNIVEFDEAQGLIRVKAPAHEKGKVDVTVLNSDGGLDQWFAAIEYALPESEPKITGLDPVKGSVAGGTWVTITGDDFRVGSWVYFGGKPAADVVLERYDRLTALTPPGKAGKVDVTVTNSVYLGSFTLKNAFEYVTSVPQIISLAPDQGSYLGGTLVTITGKDFVPGAKVLIGEREATVVGTVSPDSITILTPASGDPPLPSQVGYKEVKIVNPDGAVALKKEGFRYLYPDSNPSIHSISPDRGSTAGGMPVVITGTDFRQGAKVIIGGKEAVVISVDDTAGEGKAQIVAKTPPHTEGAKNVVVINYDGASAIKENGFIYEKPLSFPEITEIKPSQGPTLGRTSVTITGNWFKDTGANGEKKEVRVWFGNYPATNVRLVDYRTITAETPPGQEGFVDVLVLNADMGQAVKPKGFKYIKVTPPEITKVEPAEGPSTGGTGITITGQNFSPGAQVYIGGAQARDVTVEGKTILKAVTPAGPEGWQEVRVVNPDGGWNSLEQGFYYYKPRSAPDTPMGLDASAKDYDTIELSWYPVDFVNNYEVYISTGSTGQYRFLDQVNGTDPLNQIRGKIRYYATRLKPDTRYYFKVRAVNELGLSDMTGYASAVTKDNAPDGYRSIPEPDEVIFSSGTDAVEVVVPSAKALSKAGQVVDLRSKEYDRPLLVIKFNGAALAEASSDIFITSKWGTLSFKPKSILAPQHWNSSSAKLKDVYSNLVIADLGQREAERAIRSLPKNAKLLSGIYSIGWEKQEGKQKTAMGLFFDELTLYLRYAEASLPAGKEARLYIYNDSLGKWEQAETVKGLNTSTIIFKPVKPVKLALIAQ, encoded by the coding sequence ATGCTAAAAAGGAACAGGTTGATAGCTTACCTTTTGCTTATTTTCCAAATGTTTACACTTTTTCCCGGTTTTACTCCCCGGGCATTTGCCGCAAGCCCGCCTAGTATAACGGGGGTTAGCCCCAGTTCCGGGCCTTTAACGGGAGGTACGGAGGTGACTATTACCGGGAGCAGTTTTAGTACGGTGGGTTTAGCCGTCTATTTTGGCGATGTGGTTGTACCCGACTCCAATTACATTTCCAAAAGTACGACTAAAATTGTCCTAAAAACCCCAGCCTACGCTAACCCTGCCCAAGTGGACGTCAGGGTCGTAAACCAGGACCTGCAATCTGCGGTAAAGGCGAACGCTTTCACCTACGTGAGCGTGCCCAGTATTGAAGAAGTGACAGATCTTAACGGCAGCAAGCCTGCCGAAGACTCCACCATAGGGGGTAAGCAGATCAAAATCATCGGCCAAAATTTCATGGACGGAGCCAGGGTTTTTCTGGGCGGCGTGGAGGCCCTCAACCCAACTGTCAACAGCGCCAAGACGGAGATAACGGCTACTGTTCCTCCCAACGCCAATATTGTTTTTCCCGCGGAAGTGACGAAACTGGCGGTAACTGTGGAGGTAGTCAATCCCGATGGCGGCAAAGCCACCCTGAGCGCCACCGATAAAACATTTTACTATCGAAAAAGTGTGCCCGATTTTACCACTGTCACCCCGTCCAAAGGGAATAGAGGTACAAAGGTAACTATTAGCGACGGGGCCAACGGAGAGTTTTTCCCCGACTCAAGCAAAATAGATGTGCTCTTTGGCAGTGAACGGGGCGACGGGATTGTGGTCAGCGGTAAAACCCTCACGGTCAATGCTCCTGCCGGCAGCGGCACGGTGCAAATTACGGTGAAAAACCCCGACGGAGGGGCATGGACATATGGCACCTTTGAGTATGTGTTGCTGCCGGAAATTACCGGGATCATTCCCAATTCAGGGCAAGTGGGCGACAAGGTAATCATTACAGGACTCAATTTCTCTACAATTTCAAATGGTGACCCGGCCAATCTGCAGGTGTTGTTCGGCAGTCAGTCTGCCACATTTACCATTAAAGATGACAACACTTTGGAAGTTACCGTTCCTCCCGGTAACACAGGTACGGTAGATGTGAAAGTTGCCAAAACGGATGACCCTGAGATTTCCTACACCGTTACCGACGGTTTTATTTACACGACTAAGAGCAACCCGGTGATTACCAAAATTACGCCTAACGCAGTGAGCCCGGAAGGCGGTACAGAGGTCCTCATCGAGGGTTCCGATTTTTTAATCAATGCCCAGGGCAAAAAGCCAGAGGTGTATTTCGGGACTGTAAAAGCCGATGAGGATAAGGTCACTGTGGAGAGCGTTTCCAGGCTGAGGGTAATTACTCCTTTTTACCCCTATGGAACGGGCAAAGTGAATGTGCATGTTGTAAACTGGGACGGGCAAAAAAGCGACACCTCTACCGTCAATTTTGAGTTTAAGCAGTCTGTGGGTATCACGGAGGTAACTCCCAGCAAGGGTTCAGTGCTAGGGGGAACACCCGTAACCATCACCGGCTATAACTTCCCTTACGGGGAACCTGATGTGACAACTGCTGTCTATATCGGCAACAACGAGGTACCCCAAGGGGATATTAAGGTGGAAAGCCCCACACGCATAACCATCACCACTCCCAAAGGCTGGCTTGGGGGCAGCAGCAGCATGTCCTTTGACGTGACGGTTTTAGTGAAGAGAACTGATGTGACGGAAAAAGCCGTCTTAAAAAACGGCTTCACTTACATCCGCCCGGAGAGCAGTCCAAAACTTATGAGCATTATCAACCCGGCAACCGGTGATGCTACGGGACCTAAGGCAGGAGGGGTTACGGTCTATGTGTATGGAGAGGATATCCGGGACGGGGCCCAGATCTATTTCGGGGCCATTGTTGACGATTATAAATTGGTATTCAGGCAGGAGGATATCGAATGGATAGGTTCCACCTTCCGGGTTAAAGGCCAACTGCCCGCCGTAGCCACCCCGGGACCTTATGATGTGGTGCTGGTGAACCCCGACGGGGCTACCGCCGTGCTCAAAAATGGCTTTACTTTTAAAGGCACCAACATGTGGCTTTCCACTGTCACCCCCAATACTGGACCTACTGCCGGTGGAACCCAGGTCACTCTTTTTGGCGCCAACTTCAACGAGGGAAATGAGATACCCCAGGTGCTGTTTATCGATGAGCAGGACCCGGCGAACCGGGCCGTTTTGCCGGCGGATTCCGTCCAGGTTTCCGCCGATGGCAAGGTAATTACCGCCGTCACTCCGAAATTTACCCCCGGGGTCAAGCGGGTAGTGGTGCGAAACAGCTTCGGGGAAACTACCAACCCGGTCTATTTTACCTATCAACTGGGTGAATACCGGCCTGTAATCGATGCAGTCTACTCCCTCGATGAAAACGGGGAAATGCCCGGCACTGCCCAGGGACCGGTAACCGGGGGCACAAAAATCGTCATCTATGGGGAACAGTTTGCTACGGGATTAACAGTGCTGGTGGGTGGCAAGCCGGCTTCTGACGTGGTGGTGGAAAGTTCGGGCAAAATCAGCGCTGTTACGCCCCCCTGCACCGGCGAACCCGGTTTAAAAGAGGTAGTAGTAACGAACAGGATCTACGATCCCGGCGACGGCCAGTACGATGAGTATTCCGCTGTCAAAAAAGATGCCTTTTTCTATTATTCCAGTCCGGTGATTACCGGCGTAAGCCCTAAAAAAGCGTCAATCTATGGCGGCAATGTCATCACCGTGACAGGAGAGCAGTTTTATCCCGGCGCCAGGGTGCAGCTTAGTACCGTATCGGGTCAAGTTTACGACCTGGCGGCTCCCAGCGTTAAAGTGGTGGACCAGACTACCATTAAATTTAGGGTCCCCACCTTTACCGAAGCTGACGCAGGAGCTGTCTCCATCAAGATAGTCAATAGCGACGGAGGCTCCGCCCAGTGGGACGATTTCAGGCTGCAAAAACCTCAGGGTAAAGTAGAGATCTATCAGATTACACCCCACGAAGGCCCGGAAACGGGCGGAACGCCGGTAGTGATTACCGGTGAGGGCTTTAACCCCGATGCAGCTGTATATTTTGGCTGGGAACCGGCTAGAAGTGTGGAAGTTATCAGCCCCAATGAAATCCGGGTCGTTACTCCGCCTAACTTGCCCGGTCTTTATGACGTTACAGTGAGCAATCTAGATGATACTTCTACGGCGGTGAAAGCCGGTGGCTTCGAGTACAAAACGCCAAAGACATCACCAAAAATTACAGGCGTGTACCCTAACACAGGGCCCAAGGCCGGTGGCACCAAAATCAAAATTACGGGCCAGGACTTTTGGCCCGGAGCCCAGGTATTTATCGGGCCTTACCAAGCAAGCGAGGTGCAGTGGGAGGGCAGCCGCACTTTAACCGCCATAACCCCTGCCGGTGACATCGGAACCTACGATGTGATGGTGATCAACACCGACGCCAGCGTAGCCCTGCTAAAAGGCGGTTTCACTTATAAAAGTCCCGGGAGCAGTCCCCGGATTACGGCCATCAGCCCTGCTAAAGTGCCGACCACCGGGGGGACAGATGTTTTGATTACCGGTGTTGACCTGCGCAAAGGGGTAAAAGTCCTCTTTGATACAACTGAAGTAAACATTGTCGAGTTTGATGAAGCGCAAGGGCTAATCCGGGTGAAAGCGCCGGCCCATGAAAAAGGCAAAGTTGATGTAACAGTGCTCAACAGTGACGGCGGGCTGGACCAGTGGTTTGCTGCCATCGAATACGCACTGCCCGAAAGCGAACCGAAAATAACAGGTTTGGACCCGGTTAAGGGAAGCGTGGCCGGTGGCACCTGGGTTACCATTACCGGCGATGATTTCAGGGTTGGCTCTTGGGTCTACTTCGGCGGAAAGCCTGCTGCGGACGTGGTCCTGGAGCGTTATGACCGGCTTACGGCGCTAACTCCCCCGGGTAAAGCGGGGAAAGTGGATGTGACCGTGACCAATTCAGTCTATTTAGGCAGTTTCACTCTAAAAAATGCTTTCGAGTATGTGACTTCCGTTCCGCAGATTATTTCTCTGGCGCCTGACCAGGGCAGTTACCTGGGAGGTACCTTGGTGACAATTACCGGAAAGGACTTTGTGCCGGGAGCAAAAGTCTTGATCGGGGAACGGGAGGCTACTGTAGTCGGAACCGTATCCCCAGACAGCATTACAATATTAACCCCGGCTTCCGGGGATCCTCCTCTGCCCAGCCAGGTTGGCTATAAAGAAGTAAAAATAGTCAACCCTGACGGTGCTGTTGCCCTGAAAAAAGAGGGATTTCGCTATCTCTATCCAGACAGCAACCCCTCTATCCATAGCATCAGCCCCGACAGGGGGTCTACTGCCGGCGGCATGCCGGTGGTAATTACGGGGACTGATTTTCGGCAGGGGGCCAAAGTTATTATCGGGGGAAAAGAAGCCGTTGTCATTTCCGTGGATGATACGGCAGGTGAGGGAAAAGCCCAAATTGTGGCCAAAACCCCTCCCCACACCGAAGGTGCTAAAAATGTAGTAGTCATCAATTATGATGGTGCCAGCGCCATTAAAGAAAACGGATTTATCTATGAAAAGCCCTTGAGCTTTCCGGAAATAACGGAAATAAAACCAAGCCAGGGTCCGACCCTCGGTCGCACATCGGTAACAATTACGGGGAATTGGTTTAAAGATACCGGTGCCAACGGCGAGAAAAAGGAGGTCCGGGTCTGGTTCGGCAATTACCCGGCAACCAACGTAAGGCTGGTGGACTATAGAACTATAACCGCTGAAACGCCCCCCGGGCAGGAAGGGTTTGTGGATGTGCTGGTGCTGAACGCCGATATGGGGCAGGCCGTCAAACCAAAGGGATTTAAATATATAAAAGTTACTCCGCCGGAAATTACGAAGGTTGAACCTGCTGAAGGTCCTTCCACCGGTGGAACGGGCATTACCATTACGGGGCAAAACTTCAGCCCCGGGGCCCAAGTCTATATCGGGGGAGCCCAGGCCCGGGATGTAACCGTAGAGGGCAAAACCATTCTAAAAGCGGTAACTCCTGCAGGTCCCGAAGGCTGGCAGGAGGTAAGGGTAGTCAACCCCGACGGAGGTTGGAACAGCCTGGAGCAGGGTTTCTACTACTACAAACCCCGCAGTGCTCCTGATACTCCCATGGGTTTGGACGCCAGTGCCAAGGATTACGATACTATAGAACTATCATGGTATCCGGTTGATTTTGTCAACAATTATGAAGTATACATCAGCACCGGTTCCACAGGACAGTATCGCTTTTTGGACCAGGTCAACGGCACCGACCCTTTGAATCAGATCAGGGGCAAAATCAGATACTACGCCACCAGGCTGAAACCCGATACCAGGTATTACTTTAAAGTGCGGGCAGTCAACGAGCTGGGGCTCTCCGACATGACCGGATATGCTTCGGCCGTTACCAAGGATAACGCACCCGATGGCTACCGCTCCATACCCGAACCGGACGAGGTTATTTTTAGCTCCGGAACAGACGCTGTGGAAGTTGTGGTACCCAGTGCCAAGGCTCTCTCCAAAGCCGGGCAGGTAGTCGACCTGCGCTCCAAGGAATATGACAGGCCCCTGCTGGTGATTAAGTTTAATGGGGCAGCGCTGGCGGAAGCAAGTTCCGATATTTTCATCACCAGCAAGTGGGGGACGCTAAGCTTTAAGCCCAAGAGCATTCTGGCACCCCAGCACTGGAACAGCAGTTCAGCCAAGTTAAAGGATGTTTATTCCAACCTGGTAATTGCCGATCTGGGCCAACGGGAGGCAGAAAGGGCCATAAGGAGTCTCCCCAAAAATGCCAAACTGCTGTCGGGCATCTACAGCATCGGCTGGGAAAAGCAGGAAGGGAAGCAGAAAACTGCCATGGGACTTTTCTTCGATGAGCTAACTCTATATCTCCGGTATGCAGAAGCAAGTCTTCCGGCGGGCAAAGAAGCGCGGCTTTACATATACAATGATTCCCTTGGTAAGTGGGAGCAGGCTGAGACAGTGAAGGGCTTAAATACCTCCACCATTATCTTTAAACCTGTTAAACCGGTAAAATTAGCGCTGATTGCCCAGTAA
- the csrA gene encoding carbon storage regulator CsrA encodes MLVLTRKKDQALLLGENIKITVLSIEGDKVKLGIEAPASVGIYRQEIYEEIKKENAEAALINKDALQTILQIVQTKKEN; translated from the coding sequence ATGTTGGTACTTACCAGAAAAAAGGACCAGGCCTTGCTATTAGGCGAAAATATCAAAATAACGGTCCTCAGCATAGAAGGGGATAAAGTTAAATTGGGCATCGAAGCCCCCGCTTCTGTCGGCATTTACAGGCAGGAAATATATGAGGAAATTAAAAAGGAAAACGCTGAAGCTGCTTTAATCAACAAGGATGCTTTGCAAACCATCCTGCAGATTGTTCAGACCAAAAAAGAAAATTAA
- the fliW gene encoding flagellar assembly protein FliW: protein MQIYNRQLGEVEVLPQDVYAFEEGLPGFETLQKFALLPFAGSPYFHWLLSLEDSNVGFLTVDPFPFFPGYHVDLGEELLQKLKITDRRQVAVYNILTVPESVALTTANLAGPLVFNLQHKLAKQVILDNSKYHTKHQLFTTRQAASESR, encoded by the coding sequence ATGCAGATCTACAACCGGCAGTTAGGCGAAGTCGAGGTTTTACCGCAGGATGTTTATGCTTTTGAGGAGGGGCTTCCCGGTTTTGAAACGCTGCAAAAATTTGCTTTGTTGCCATTTGCAGGCTCCCCTTATTTTCATTGGCTCCTTTCCCTGGAAGATTCCAATGTGGGCTTTTTAACGGTGGACCCTTTCCCGTTTTTCCCGGGATACCATGTGGATCTGGGTGAAGAACTGCTGCAAAAGCTTAAAATAACCGACCGCCGGCAAGTGGCAGTTTATAATATTCTTACGGTGCCGGAAAGTGTGGCCTTAACCACGGCTAACCTTGCCGGGCCTTTAGTATTTAATTTGCAGCACAAACTGGCCAAGCAGGTTATCCTGGATAATTCCAAATACCATACCAAGCACCAGCTTTTTACGACCAGACAGGCTGCTTCGGAAAGCCGGTGA
- the flgL gene encoding flagellar hook-associated protein FlgL translates to MRVTNKMLHTNLLRNLNRNLNMMSKTQEQMSSGKKVSRPSDNPIDVTLIMGMKSILSEQETHIKNMEDGIGWLEATDQALANLGEVVKRASELALQGANGTASQDARIAIAQEIGQLIDEAKQIINTNYAGRYIFGGTNTSNPPVDGSNQFRGNSSKMNWEIGPGVTIAINTTGEVFNGGTVGTPPYEPQMITVLKDLKTALEDSSGDPSASIGELDKQMDAILNERASVGAKSRRLEMAKSRAEEVNLDLGELTSKLEDIDIAEVSMTYAMQEAVYQAALMTGARILQPTLLNFLR, encoded by the coding sequence GTGCGGGTTACAAACAAAATGCTGCATACCAACTTGCTTAGAAATTTAAACCGCAATTTGAATATGATGAGCAAAACCCAGGAGCAGATGTCCTCCGGGAAAAAAGTGTCCAGGCCTTCCGATAACCCCATCGATGTTACCCTCATCATGGGGATGAAATCAATCCTCTCGGAACAGGAAACCCACATAAAAAATATGGAGGACGGCATTGGCTGGTTGGAAGCTACGGATCAAGCACTGGCCAATTTGGGAGAAGTAGTGAAGAGGGCTTCCGAGTTAGCCCTGCAAGGGGCCAACGGTACAGCTTCCCAGGACGCCAGAATAGCTATCGCGCAGGAAATAGGCCAGCTGATAGATGAAGCAAAGCAGATCATCAATACCAACTATGCAGGCAGGTACATTTTCGGAGGCACCAATACTTCCAATCCTCCCGTAGACGGTAGTAACCAGTTTCGTGGAAACAGCTCCAAAATGAACTGGGAAATCGGTCCCGGGGTAACCATAGCCATCAATACTACCGGGGAGGTGTTTAACGGAGGTACAGTAGGTACCCCGCCCTATGAGCCCCAGATGATTACTGTTTTGAAAGATTTAAAAACCGCCCTGGAAGATTCCTCCGGGGACCCTTCAGCCAGCATTGGGGAACTGGACAAGCAGATGGATGCGATTTTAAACGAGAGGGCCTCCGTAGGGGCTAAGTCCCGCCGTCTGGAAATGGCCAAGAGCAGGGCGGAAGAAGTAAATCTGGATTTGGGGGAATTAACTTCCAAGCTGGAAGATATAGATATTGCGGAAGTATCTATGACTTATGCCATGCAGGAAGCGGTTTACCAGGCGGCACTCATGACCGGGGCCCGGATTTTGCAGCCCACGCTGCTTAACTTTTTGCGCTAG